A region of Paenibacillus sp. JNUCC-31 DNA encodes the following proteins:
- a CDS encoding ABC transporter ATP-binding protein encodes MILLIEINDLHKCYGTGAKKNEVLRGLSLTLEEGSMTAIMGRSGSGKSTLLNIMAGLEKADSGIYKYMDQDVLSKTSAESAIFRRKVIGFIVQNYALIEAKNVFENVALPLRYSKVPKSVINKKVKETLSSLEINHLSEEAVNNLSGGEMQRVAIARAIVQDPSIILADEPTGSLDEKTEQSILSIFKELHRRGKTIVIVTHDHQVADVCDRIIYIKEGTVV; translated from the coding sequence GTGATCTTATTGATTGAGATTAACGACTTGCATAAATGCTATGGAACTGGAGCTAAAAAGAATGAAGTATTGAGAGGTCTGAGCCTCACTTTAGAAGAGGGCTCAATGACTGCAATTATGGGAAGAAGTGGCTCAGGTAAATCTACGTTACTAAATATAATGGCTGGGTTAGAGAAGGCTGATTCTGGAATATACAAATATATGGATCAGGATGTACTATCCAAAACATCAGCTGAGTCCGCTATCTTCCGCAGGAAAGTGATAGGTTTTATTGTACAAAATTATGCGTTAATCGAAGCTAAAAATGTATTTGAAAACGTGGCTTTGCCTTTAAGATACAGCAAAGTACCAAAATCAGTTATAAATAAAAAAGTTAAAGAGACACTGTCGTCTTTAGAAATAAACCATTTATCCGAGGAGGCTGTGAATAATCTTTCAGGCGGAGAAATGCAACGAGTCGCTATTGCGAGAGCAATAGTCCAAGATCCCTCTATTATTTTGGCTGATGAACCGACAGGTTCACTTGACGAGAAGACAGAGCAATCAATATTAAGCATTTTTAAAGAATTGCACCGAAGAGGCAAGACCATTGTCATTGTCACACATGATCATCAGGTAGCCGATGTCTGCGACAGAATTATCTATATTAAAGAGGGGACAGTTGTTTAG